One window from the genome of Paenibacillus azoreducens encodes:
- a CDS encoding MBL fold metallo-hydrolase yields the protein MTLELQMIGTGSAFAKTYFNNNALLRDGDYTLLIDCGVTAPLALHRLGKSFSDVDAVLITHIHADHVGGLEELAFKMKYTYKRKIKLYIAESLASLLWEHSLKGGLYQAREITRLEDLFEVCPLAADQPYSISENIKVELIPTKHIPGKSSYSLYINDRIFYSSDMVYNPELLKHLTEKRGCKMILHECQLEGHGEVHTTLDELKRLPEEIRGMIYLMHYGDNKDEYLDQTEGMTFMEQGRIYKL from the coding sequence TTGACTTTGGAACTGCAAATGATCGGAACCGGCAGCGCTTTTGCCAAAACCTATTTTAACAATAATGCTCTGCTCCGGGACGGCGATTATACGCTTCTGATCGACTGCGGGGTCACAGCCCCGCTTGCGCTTCACCGGCTGGGCAAATCCTTTTCCGACGTGGACGCTGTGCTTATCACCCATATCCATGCGGACCATGTCGGCGGTCTGGAGGAACTGGCCTTTAAAATGAAATATACTTACAAGCGCAAAATCAAGCTTTACATCGCCGAGTCCCTCGCTTCGCTTCTATGGGAGCATTCCTTAAAAGGGGGCTTATACCAAGCAAGGGAGATCACCAGGTTAGAGGATCTGTTCGAAGTATGCCCCCTTGCTGCCGATCAGCCGTATTCCATTTCGGAAAACATCAAAGTGGAGCTGATCCCAACCAAACATATCCCGGGCAAATCAAGCTACTCGCTGTATATCAACGACCGTATTTTCTACAGTTCGGATATGGTATATAACCCCGAGCTGCTTAAACATCTCACCGAGAAACGCGGCTGCAAAATGATCTTGCATGAATGCCAGCTCGAAGGGCATGGGGAAGTCCACACCACGCTGGATGAACTGAAACGCCTGCCGGAGGAGATTCGGGGCATGATCTACTTGATGCATTACGGGGACAATAAAGATGAATATCTCGATCAGACGGAAGGCATGACCTTTATGGAGCAAGGACGCATTTATAAGCTGTAA
- a CDS encoding copper amine oxidase, with the protein MGGSVMFADSVSQTIKVWINGQEVQDGGYVIDGKTYVPIREFNGLVKWDGDTNKVKFIKPNVHIFLFKGDTVFGNVNKGKLKFNVFCQVDSLTEHISSVKVAITDPSGNVKDIQSQDLGSDQKDNFWFRTYDFTYDFKTAGKYKVGFYMKASKNTDYELVSEKVITALN; encoded by the coding sequence ATGGGCGGATCCGTTATGTTTGCAGACTCGGTGTCCCAGACAATCAAAGTTTGGATCAACGGCCAGGAAGTTCAGGATGGCGGTTATGTTATTGATGGCAAGACCTACGTTCCGATCAGGGAGTTTAACGGTCTGGTAAAATGGGACGGTGACACCAATAAGGTGAAATTTATTAAGCCCAATGTACATATTTTTCTGTTTAAAGGTGATACCGTATTTGGGAACGTCAATAAAGGCAAGCTGAAATTCAATGTATTTTGCCAGGTGGATAGCCTGACAGAGCATATTTCCTCGGTTAAAGTTGCCATTACGGATCCATCGGGGAATGTAAAGGATATCCAGTCCCAGGATCTTGGCAGTGATCAAAAGGATAATTTCTGGTTCCGCACATATGATTTTACGTATGATTTTAAAACAGCGGGAAAATATAAGGTTGGATTCTATATGAAGGCTTCCAAAAATACCGATTATGAACTGGTATCCGAAAAAGTGATTACCGCGCTCAATTAA
- a CDS encoding glycerophosphodiester phosphodiesterase, translated as MGNVINFAHRGSSKICPENTMAAFKKGLEQGATGIETDVQLSKDGRMVLIHDETLDRTTSGTGWVKDHTLEELKHLDAGSKFDPVFQGEQIPLLDELLELTKESGTIINIELKNGTVMYEGLEEKVIELVRAYHMSERVIISSFNHYSLSYCKKLAPEIRTGILYMEGLYEPWEYAKTLQADALHAYHRAVLPEFVAKAKSSGKAYHPFTVNDCEEMERLLQAGVDGIITDYPDRLAALLAAKV; from the coding sequence TTGGGAAACGTCATTAATTTTGCGCACCGGGGCTCGTCCAAAATTTGTCCCGAGAACACGATGGCTGCTTTTAAAAAAGGGCTGGAGCAAGGGGCGACGGGCATCGAAACGGATGTGCAGCTCTCGAAAGACGGTCGGATGGTGCTGATTCACGATGAAACGCTCGACAGAACGACTAGCGGAACCGGCTGGGTAAAGGATCACACTTTAGAGGAATTGAAGCATCTGGATGCAGGAAGCAAATTCGATCCGGTTTTTCAAGGGGAACAGATCCCGCTGCTTGACGAACTGTTGGAGTTGACCAAAGAGAGCGGTACGATCATCAATATCGAGTTGAAAAATGGAACCGTTATGTATGAAGGGCTTGAAGAAAAGGTGATCGAACTTGTCAGAGCTTATCATATGAGCGAAAGGGTCATCATCTCCAGTTTTAACCATTATTCCCTATCTTACTGCAAAAAGCTTGCGCCGGAGATTCGCACAGGCATCCTTTACATGGAAGGCCTCTATGAGCCTTGGGAATACGCCAAAACGTTGCAGGCGGATGCGCTGCATGCCTATCATCGCGCGGTGCTTCCGGAGTTTGTCGCAAAGGCCAAATCTTCAGGCAAAGCATATCATCCATTTACCGTAAATGACTGCGAAGAGATGGAAAGATTGCTGCAGGCGGGCGTAGACGGAATCATTACCGATTATCCGGACCGGCTCGCCGCGCTGCTGGCGGCAAAAGTATAA
- a CDS encoding MFS transporter, which produces MQQVTGAAAGKRLRSPFFVGLLIILFLVEFMKGSLLVVVLPIYMKNFLGLSAHTIGIAFSLQYIGDNLFRSPFGWIGERLGYRKTMASALLMTVIAVSIIAFSSGAFWLSLACFILGLGTSPLWPTAMTGATEISGPMGSNGQAMGTLEMASLAGTGAGPIVMNFLMERTGRNYHTAFLILIGVGIILVLVALMLPSKVRIPLQTAAVSVTGAGKGFFAIMGHKLGQLRVNVKKTLYEVRTTLKVSWMVYPALFLQSFVIGLLSPVITLYVQNELHISPNMYNLLLIAGGGITVLALIPCGKLIDRFGTRPFLNTGFLLAAFSLSIFSMVHSLVLVFVFVCIVGISYAMILPGWNTFVAHLVPKGERGTVWGFFLTLQGSGMVVGPIVSGQLWDRVGHSSPFLASAIVMALLFVIHFILSRGMKTGARA; this is translated from the coding sequence ATGCAGCAGGTAACAGGAGCAGCTGCCGGAAAACGGCTCAGATCCCCGTTTTTTGTGGGACTGCTCATTATTTTGTTTCTGGTTGAGTTTATGAAGGGGTCGCTCCTTGTGGTCGTATTGCCCATTTATATGAAAAATTTTCTAGGTCTTTCGGCGCATACAATCGGAATTGCCTTTTCGCTCCAATACATAGGTGACAATCTCTTCCGCAGCCCTTTCGGCTGGATCGGAGAAAGGCTTGGTTATCGAAAAACGATGGCCAGCGCTTTGCTTATGACGGTTATTGCCGTCAGCATCATCGCGTTTTCGTCTGGAGCTTTTTGGCTGTCGCTGGCTTGTTTTATCCTTGGACTGGGGACATCGCCGCTGTGGCCGACCGCGATGACGGGAGCCACGGAAATTTCGGGGCCGATGGGCAGCAACGGCCAGGCGATGGGAACGCTTGAGATGGCCTCGCTGGCTGGCACCGGAGCGGGACCGATCGTGATGAATTTTCTCATGGAACGCACGGGTCGAAATTATCATACGGCATTTTTGATTTTGATCGGCGTAGGCATCATTCTGGTGCTGGTTGCGCTGATGCTGCCTTCCAAAGTCAGAATTCCTCTCCAAACGGCGGCGGTCTCCGTGACGGGAGCAGGTAAGGGCTTTTTTGCGATAATGGGGCATAAGCTGGGGCAGCTGCGGGTAAATGTGAAAAAAACGCTGTATGAGGTCAGAACGACGCTGAAGGTGAGCTGGATGGTATACCCTGCACTGTTTCTCCAATCCTTTGTTATTGGGCTTCTCAGTCCGGTTATCACCCTATATGTGCAAAATGAGCTTCATATTTCGCCGAACATGTACAACCTGCTGCTCATCGCAGGCGGAGGCATTACGGTGCTGGCCCTGATCCCATGCGGGAAGCTGATCGACCGATTTGGCACCAGACCGTTTTTGAATACTGGATTTCTGCTGGCGGCATTTTCGCTTAGCATATTCTCGATGGTGCATTCCCTGGTTTTGGTGTTTGTCTTCGTGTGTATCGTCGGCATCAGCTACGCCATGATCCTGCCGGGATGGAACACTTTTGTGGCTCATCTGGTTCCAAAGGGAGAGCGCGGCACGGTGTGGGGATTTTTCTTGACCCTGCAGGGCTCGGGGATGGTCGTTGGTCCGATTGTATCCGGTCAGCTGTGGGATCGGGTCGGACATTCATCGCCTTTTTTGGCAAGCGCGATCGTCATGGCCTTGTTGTTCGTCATCCATTTTATTTTGTCACGGGGAATGAAAACCGGTGCCAGGGCTTAA
- a CDS encoding uracil-DNA glycosylase produces the protein MFENDWDEQLQEEVAKPYFNDLRYALAREYKLHTVYPSKENLFQALKLTSYEHTKVVILGQDPYHGPGQAHGLSFSVQPGVRIPPSLINIYKELNSDLGLPVPNNGYLVHWAKQGVLLLNTVLTVREGQANSHKNLGWEQFTDAVIEKLNERDKPIVFILWGSHAQKKGAFIDPKKHLVLKSVHPSPLSVHRGFFGSRPFSKTNDFLKSQHMEPIDWAIPNI, from the coding sequence ATGTTTGAAAATGATTGGGATGAGCAGCTGCAGGAAGAAGTGGCGAAGCCGTATTTCAATGATTTGCGGTACGCGCTTGCCAGGGAATATAAATTACATACGGTGTATCCGTCCAAAGAAAACTTGTTTCAGGCGCTGAAGCTCACTTCTTACGAACATACGAAGGTTGTCATTTTGGGACAAGATCCCTATCATGGACCGGGGCAGGCGCATGGCCTGAGCTTTTCCGTGCAGCCGGGCGTACGGATCCCGCCTTCATTGATTAATATTTATAAAGAACTGAACAGCGATTTGGGATTGCCTGTACCGAATAACGGCTACCTGGTCCACTGGGCCAAGCAGGGCGTACTTCTGCTCAACACGGTGCTTACCGTGCGCGAAGGGCAGGCCAATTCCCACAAAAATCTCGGCTGGGAGCAATTTACCGATGCCGTGATCGAAAAGTTAAATGAGCGGGACAAGCCGATTGTTTTTATTTTATGGGGGAGCCATGCGCAAAAGAAAGGGGCTTTCATCGACCCTAAAAAGCATCTCGTGCTCAAGTCGGTGCATCCGAGTCCATTATCGGTACACCGCGGATTTTTTGGCAGCCGCCCTTTTTCCAAAACGAATGATTTTCTGAAATCGCAGCACATGGAGCCTATCGATTGGGCGATTCCCAATATATGA
- a CDS encoding DUF3892 domain-containing protein yields the protein MAGREQFIAVQKNGDGDLTAFKTSTGRVLNYEQALQEVNAGAIAGVNIFKGRDGGMYIRGDADGDPSNNLDNLPRFE from the coding sequence ATGGCAGGACGCGAACAATTTATCGCAGTGCAAAAAAACGGGGACGGGGATTTAACCGCATTTAAAACTTCAACGGGCCGCGTGCTTAACTACGAACAGGCTCTGCAGGAAGTTAATGCCGGAGCGATTGCCGGCGTCAACATCTTCAAAGGCAGGGACGGTGGCATGTATATCCGCGGGGATGCGGACGGAGATCCTTCCAATAATTTGGATAATCTGCCCCGTTTTGAATAA
- a CDS encoding YdhK family protein: protein MRKQLVFISTAAVILLSLSGCWNDAKSDKGAAPESASAMSHSDMHHSDSGEVPPGLQKAVNPAFKPGTKAILKADHMPGMKGATATIVGAYSTTTYEVTYTPATGGEPVKHHKWVIQEEIKDAGREPLKKGTHAILEAEHMPGMKGAKAIIESAENTNVYMVDYTPTTGGVPVKNHKWVTESELSAS, encoded by the coding sequence ATGCGAAAACAACTGGTTTTTATCAGCACCGCAGCTGTGATCTTGTTGTCCTTGAGCGGCTGCTGGAATGATGCGAAAAGCGATAAAGGAGCTGCACCGGAATCTGCATCAGCGATGAGCCATTCCGATATGCATCATTCGGACTCGGGCGAAGTTCCCCCAGGTCTGCAAAAAGCTGTAAATCCCGCCTTTAAGCCCGGAACCAAAGCGATTCTGAAAGCGGATCATATGCCCGGAATGAAGGGGGCCACGGCAACGATTGTAGGCGCCTACAGCACGACAACCTATGAGGTAACCTATACTCCTGCGACCGGCGGCGAGCCCGTCAAACATCATAAATGGGTCATTCAGGAGGAAATAAAAGACGCGGGCCGGGAGCCTTTGAAAAAAGGGACGCACGCAATCCTTGAAGCGGAGCATATGCCAGGCATGAAAGGGGCGAAAGCCATCATAGAATCCGCCGAAAATACAAACGTGTATATGGTGGATTACACGCCGACCACAGGAGGCGTCCCCGTTAAAAACCATAAATGGGTCACCGAAAGCGAGCTTTCGGCTAGCTGA
- a CDS encoding GNAT family N-acetyltransferase, with protein MAAEIINVTTPEQLQHALTIRKEVFVKEQNVPEDLEIDEFDIISDNVHHVLVQDEDGEYVATGRLIYYNNDTAKMQRIAVLKDYRQSGYGRILLLALENRARELGLTHSILDAQCQAEHFYAKQEYETISKEPFDDAGIPHVRMKKKL; from the coding sequence ATGGCTGCTGAAATCATTAATGTAACGACACCGGAGCAACTGCAGCATGCGCTGACAATCCGGAAAGAGGTTTTTGTTAAGGAGCAAAATGTTCCTGAAGATCTTGAAATCGACGAGTTTGACATCATTAGCGATAATGTGCACCATGTGTTGGTGCAGGATGAGGACGGGGAATACGTCGCCACCGGGCGGCTCATTTATTATAACAACGATACTGCGAAAATGCAGCGAATTGCCGTACTGAAGGATTATCGCCAAAGCGGGTACGGACGGATTTTGCTGCTGGCTTTGGAGAACCGCGCCCGTGAACTGGGGCTTACCCATTCGATTTTGGATGCGCAATGCCAAGCGGAGCATTTTTATGCAAAGCAGGAATATGAAACGATATCCAAAGAGCCTTTTGATGATGCCGGCATTCCCCATGTCCGGATGAAAAAGAAGCTGTAG
- a CDS encoding DUF1292 domain-containing protein, with translation MSDHTHEHGDACGCGHDHEHDHEHEEFVLTLTDEQGNDVEMVLVETFDVGENLYALLLERENPEADGIILRIEEENDEMMLYNIEDEEEWKAVEAAYNELVAQLED, from the coding sequence ATGAGCGATCACACACACGAGCATGGCGATGCTTGCGGCTGCGGTCATGATCATGAGCACGACCATGAGCATGAAGAATTTGTTCTGACTTTGACTGACGAGCAAGGAAATGACGTCGAGATGGTTCTTGTCGAAACATTTGATGTTGGCGAGAATTTGTATGCATTGCTGCTCGAACGTGAAAATCCTGAAGCTGACGGCATCATTCTTCGTATCGAAGAGGAAAATGACGAAATGATGCTTTACAATATTGAAGATGAAGAAGAATGGAAGGCTGTTGAAGCGGCTTATAACGAGCTTGTTGCCCAGCTTGAAGACTAA
- a CDS encoding AI-2E family transporter, with product MLQSKYFRTCLGIICALLIIYLGSKVSFIFHPFVLLFNIMIVPLMLAGFMYYLLRPIVNFLEKHRWPKPISILLIYLVFAGLLVLFSILVWPTLSDQVINFVNNAPHFVEGLQKQLEQLQSNRYFSKLVPDESDLGTRIVKYLNTLITTVTASITNFISVVSNVVVVLATVPIVLYYMLKESSKLPPILLRLLPPKYRQEGQEVLDEIDSALSNFIVGRVLLNVMLGVLMYIGFLIIGLPYSLLLALISIVLNLIPYVGALIASVPVVIVGFIDSPSKALWSVVVIVVAQQIQDNLLTPVIYGKRLDIHPLTTIVLLLIGAKFSGILGVILAIPLYMVAKIIIVRCYKLFLSEKIEGMKE from the coding sequence TTGCTGCAAAGCAAATATTTTCGTACATGCCTGGGAATCATCTGCGCGCTGCTGATCATCTATCTGGGCTCTAAAGTAAGCTTTATTTTTCATCCGTTCGTTTTGCTGTTTAATATTATGATTGTACCGTTGATGCTGGCCGGCTTTATGTATTATTTATTGCGTCCAATCGTCAATTTTTTGGAAAAGCACCGTTGGCCCAAGCCGATTTCGATTCTGCTGATCTATCTCGTTTTTGCAGGATTGCTCGTTCTGTTTTCCATCCTTGTCTGGCCGACTTTAAGCGACCAAGTCATCAATTTTGTCAATAATGCTCCTCATTTTGTGGAGGGTCTGCAAAAGCAGCTGGAACAACTCCAAAGTAACCGATATTTCTCCAAACTGGTTCCGGACGAGTCCGATTTGGGTACCCGGATCGTCAAGTACCTGAATACACTGATCACCACCGTAACCGCTTCGATTACCAACTTTATTTCGGTGGTATCCAATGTCGTCGTCGTTCTTGCAACCGTACCGATCGTGCTGTACTACATGCTGAAGGAAAGCAGCAAACTGCCGCCGATCCTGCTTCGCCTGCTGCCGCCGAAATATCGCCAGGAAGGCCAAGAGGTACTGGATGAAATCGATTCGGCTCTCAGCAACTTTATTGTGGGCCGGGTGCTCCTGAATGTCATGCTGGGTGTGCTGATGTATATCGGCTTTTTAATCATCGGTTTGCCTTATTCGCTGCTGTTGGCGCTTATTTCCATCGTGCTGAACCTCATCCCGTACGTTGGTGCGCTAATCGCTTCGGTACCGGTTGTCATCGTCGGCTTTATCGATTCGCCTTCCAAGGCCCTCTGGTCGGTTGTTGTCATCGTGGTTGCGCAGCAAATCCAGGACAATCTGCTTACGCCGGTCATATACGGCAAACGGCTGGATATCCATCCGCTGACGACGATTGTTCTGCTGCTGATCGGTGCCAAATTTTCCGGAATTCTAGGCGTCATTTTGGCCATTCCGTTATATATGGTTGCCAAGATCATTATTGTACGGTGTTACAAGCTATTCCTTTCAGAAAAAATTGAAGGGATGAAGGAATGA
- a CDS encoding mechanosensitive ion channel protein MscL — MVVFDVIVHGEVKETIRPLSQRLHAMLAQVTEEARLLSRKYKAPVQIHRRIIY; from the coding sequence ATGGTTGTTTTTGATGTCATCGTGCACGGAGAAGTAAAGGAAACCATCCGTCCCCTCAGCCAACGTCTACATGCCATGCTTGCACAGGTGACTGAAGAAGCCCGTCTTTTGAGCCGGAAATACAAAGCCCCTGTTCAAATACATCGCCGCATCATTTATTAA
- a CDS encoding aminotransferase class I/II-fold pyridoxal phosphate-dependent enzyme — protein MDHRRTPLFTALKEHAATNPVQFHIPGHKKGMGTDSEFREFIGDNALSIDLINIAPLDDLHQPTGVIEEAQKLAADAFGADYTYFSVQGTSGAIMTMIMSMCSPGDKIIVPRNIHKSIMSAIIFSGAKPVFVSPARDENLGIDHGITTRSVQRALDRHPDAKAVLVINPTYFGACANLKEIVDLAHSRHVPVLVDEAHGVLIHFHEDLPMSAMEAGADMAATSVHKLGGSMTQSSVLNLNTKNGFVNPQRVQTIISMLTTTSTSYVLLASLDSSRRNLAINGHEMAQKTIDLAQKARRSINAIEGLYCFGEEILGGEATFDYDPTKLTIHVRHLGITGYETENWLREHYNIEVELSDMYNILCLVTPGDNEETLSILVEALRDLAKTYYNVNTANELIVKIPEIPQLSLIPRDAFYGDTEVIPFKESAGRIIAEFIYVYPPGIPILLPGEVISQDNIDYIIEHVDVGLPVKGPEDRNIQNVKVIVETDPIF, from the coding sequence ATGGACCACCGCCGTACGCCGCTGTTTACTGCTCTGAAGGAACATGCGGCCACCAATCCTGTGCAATTCCATATTCCCGGACATAAAAAGGGGATGGGAACCGATAGCGAGTTCAGAGAGTTCATAGGCGATAATGCCCTATCCATAGATTTGATTAATATCGCGCCGCTGGATGATCTCCATCAGCCTACAGGCGTCATTGAAGAAGCGCAGAAGCTCGCTGCCGATGCATTCGGCGCGGACTATACCTATTTTAGCGTACAAGGAACAAGCGGCGCCATAATGACCATGATCATGTCGATGTGCTCGCCCGGCGACAAAATCATCGTGCCGCGCAATATCCATAAATCGATCATGTCCGCAATTATATTCTCAGGCGCCAAACCGGTATTCGTATCGCCGGCACGCGATGAAAATCTGGGGATCGATCACGGAATAACCACCCGCTCCGTACAGCGCGCTCTGGACCGTCATCCGGACGCCAAAGCGGTGCTCGTTATTAATCCGACTTATTTCGGCGCATGCGCCAATTTGAAAGAGATCGTCGATCTCGCCCACAGCCGCCATGTGCCGGTGCTCGTGGACGAAGCCCACGGAGTCCTTATCCACTTCCATGAAGATCTGCCGATGTCGGCCATGGAAGCCGGAGCGGATATGGCTGCAACCAGCGTTCACAAGCTGGGAGGCTCCATGACGCAAAGCTCGGTGCTCAACCTGAACACCAAAAACGGGTTTGTTAATCCGCAGCGCGTGCAAACGATCATCAGTATGCTGACAACAACCTCGACTTCGTACGTCTTGCTTGCATCGCTCGATTCTTCCAGACGCAATCTGGCGATCAACGGCCATGAAATGGCGCAAAAAACGATTGATCTTGCCCAAAAGGCCCGCCGCAGCATTAATGCAATTGAAGGTTTATACTGCTTTGGGGAAGAGATCCTTGGAGGCGAAGCTACCTTCGATTATGACCCGACCAAGCTGACCATCCATGTCCGCCATCTGGGCATAACCGGTTATGAGACGGAAAACTGGCTGCGCGAGCATTATAACATTGAAGTCGAACTTAGCGACATGTACAACATCCTCTGCCTTGTTACCCCGGGCGACAACGAGGAAACGCTATCGATTCTGGTGGAAGCTTTGCGGGATCTGGCTAAAACGTATTATAACGTAAACACCGCCAACGAGCTGATCGTAAAAATTCCGGAGATTCCTCAGCTTTCCCTCATTCCTAGGGACGCATTTTACGGGGACACCGAAGTCATTCCGTTTAAAGAATCTGCGGGACGGATCATTGCCGAGTTTATTTATGTTTATCCTCCGGGCATTCCGATCCTGCTGCCTGGCGAAGTCATATCCCAAGACAATATCGATTACATTATCGAACATGTGGATGTGGGGCTTCCTGTTAAAGGGCCTGAGGACCGCAATATCCAAAACGTCAAGGTGATCGTGGAGACCGATCCGATCTTCTAA
- the gndA gene encoding NADP-dependent phosphogluconate dehydrogenase codes for MSKQQIGVIGLAVMGKNLALNIESRGFTVSVFNRSPEKTTALLEEAKGKNLTGTFSIEEFVESLEKPRRILIMVQAGKATDATIEQLIPHLDQGDIIIDGGNAYFPDTQRRSKMLEEKGFRFIGAGVSGGEEGALKGPSIMPGGPKSAYELVEPILTSISAKVNGEPCCTYIGPDGAGHYVKMVHNGIEYGDMQLICEAYQLLKDVLNLSAEELHEIFSEWNKGELDSYLIEITADIFAQKDEETGKPMVDVILDAAGQKGTGKWTSQSSLDLGVPLSMITESVFSRFLSAMKEERVHASKILNGPKTEAFQGDKAEFIENVRKALFASKIVSYAQGFAQLRVASEEYNWDLKYGELAKIWRGGCIIRSRFLQNITDAYEKDPGLKNLLLDPFFKDIIENYQGAWRATVAAAVSRGIPVPGFSSALAYFDSYRTERLPANLLQAQRDYFGAHTFKRVDKEGVFHHNWIEE; via the coding sequence ATGTCAAAGCAACAAATCGGCGTCATCGGCCTTGCTGTCATGGGCAAAAACTTGGCTTTGAATATTGAAAGCAGAGGTTTTACTGTTTCCGTATTCAACCGTTCCCCGGAGAAAACAACAGCCCTTCTCGAAGAAGCGAAAGGCAAGAATCTGACAGGTACATTCTCCATTGAAGAATTTGTCGAGTCTCTTGAAAAGCCGCGCAGAATTTTGATCATGGTACAAGCCGGTAAAGCAACGGATGCGACCATTGAGCAATTGATTCCGCATCTCGATCAAGGGGATATCATCATCGACGGAGGCAATGCTTACTTCCCTGATACGCAGCGTCGCAGCAAAATGCTGGAGGAGAAAGGCTTCCGCTTTATCGGTGCAGGGGTTTCCGGCGGCGAAGAAGGAGCGCTCAAAGGGCCTTCGATCATGCCGGGCGGGCCAAAGAGCGCTTATGAGCTGGTAGAGCCGATCCTGACCTCCATTTCCGCCAAAGTGAATGGTGAACCTTGCTGTACATATATCGGGCCTGACGGTGCGGGACACTACGTAAAAATGGTCCATAACGGTATCGAATACGGCGATATGCAGTTGATCTGCGAAGCCTACCAGCTGCTGAAAGATGTGCTGAATCTTAGCGCGGAAGAACTGCATGAAATTTTCAGCGAATGGAATAAAGGTGAGCTTGACAGCTACCTGATCGAAATTACAGCCGATATCTTCGCGCAAAAAGACGAAGAAACAGGCAAACCGATGGTTGATGTCATTCTCGACGCAGCCGGACAAAAAGGAACAGGAAAATGGACAAGCCAAAGCTCCCTGGATCTTGGCGTACCGCTCTCCATGATTACAGAATCGGTATTCTCCCGCTTCCTGTCGGCGATGAAGGAAGAACGCGTCCATGCAAGCAAAATTCTGAACGGTCCTAAAACGGAAGCTTTCCAAGGGGATAAGGCTGAATTTATCGAAAATGTCCGCAAGGCATTGTTCGCGAGCAAAATCGTTTCTTATGCACAAGGTTTTGCCCAATTGCGCGTCGCTTCCGAAGAATACAACTGGGATCTGAAATACGGCGAACTCGCCAAAATCTGGCGCGGCGGCTGCATTATCCGTTCCCGTTTCCTGCAAAACATTACCGATGCCTACGAAAAGGATCCAGGCCTGAAAAACCTGCTGCTTGATCCTTTCTTCAAAGATATTATCGAAAATTACCAAGGCGCATGGCGTGCTACGGTTGCCGCAGCCGTCAGCCGCGGCATTCCGGTTCCGGGCTTCTCCAGCGCGCTTGCATATTTCGACAGCTATCGCACGGAAAGACTCCCTGCTAATCTGCTGCAGGCGCAGCGCGACTATTTTGGCGCCCATACGTTCAAACGCGTAGACAAAGAAGGCGTCTTCCACCACAACTGGATTGAGGAATAG
- a CDS encoding DUF1054 domain-containing protein: MPFEGFHTQDFDVFKVPGLEPRMEALIANVRPKLTMLGDEIAPFLSALCGEEMFPHVAKHARRTINPPNDTWVAWAASKRGYKALPHFQVGMFESHLFIIFAVIYESPNKVTFAKHLEKNRSKVIKTVPKEFYWSMDHMDPGFTPHADMSSKDFSQMAEKLEKVKKSEVLCGLRIPRGESVLANGPELISVIQSTFEKLLPLYKMAF, translated from the coding sequence ATGCCGTTTGAAGGTTTTCATACACAAGATTTTGACGTATTCAAAGTTCCGGGGCTCGAACCCCGCATGGAGGCTTTGATTGCGAACGTACGGCCGAAGCTTACGATGCTCGGGGACGAAATCGCCCCTTTTCTCTCGGCCTTGTGCGGGGAAGAAATGTTTCCTCATGTCGCCAAACATGCCCGCCGCACCATCAATCCGCCGAATGATACATGGGTTGCCTGGGCAGCGAGCAAAAGAGGCTACAAAGCATTGCCCCATTTTCAGGTCGGGATGTTCGAATCGCATCTGTTCATCATTTTTGCGGTGATTTACGAAAGCCCGAACAAAGTCACCTTTGCCAAACATCTCGAAAAAAACCGCAGCAAGGTGATCAAAACCGTGCCGAAGGAATTTTACTGGTCCATGGACCATATGGACCCGGGCTTTACTCCGCATGCCGATATGAGTTCCAAAGACTTCTCGCAGATGGCCGAGAAACTGGAAAAGGTCAAAAAATCCGAGGTGCTGTGCGGGCTGCGCATTCCAAGAGGCGAGTCGGTGCTGGCAAACGGGCCGGAGCTTATCTCGGTCATCCAGTCCACTTTTGAAAAGCTGCTTCCGCTGTATAAAATGGCATTCTAA